Genomic DNA from Equus asinus isolate D_3611 breed Donkey chromosome 10, EquAss-T2T_v2, whole genome shotgun sequence:
AAGCTTCCTTTCCAGTATGAAACAGTTCACTTTTCAGTTTTAAGCCTGAAAGAATCTGaggcttgtttaaaaaaaaaaactacctagAAAATGCCTTTTGTACAATGATTGCTCTGTTTTATGGAATAAAAGATGatctcatttttatctttgcaAATAGTCCTGGTTTTGGAGAGAAATGAGAATCACCATTCACCACGTTTGAGAGCATTTACACTACCCCTGTGACTTTCTTTCTATTATATGGTGCTGGTGATTGAGAATCCTACCCTTTCGTTTTGCAGGTGATGACGAAAGATGGACAGTGGTTTGCAGAGTGGGACGATGTTCCTCACAACAGACATACCCAGATTCGTCCTACCATGTTCCCACCAAAGGATCCGGAAAAGCTGCAGGCGATGCATCTAGAGCGGTGGTGAGTTGGTGGGGTGCTCAGCGTTGAGGGAAGGTGGAGAGGTCGGGCCCTGTGGCGTTCCTGTGAGGCCTGGGCTGCTCCCGCGGCCGACCTCAGGTGTGTGAACTTTCCAGCAAGTAAGAACTTTCCAGTGCCTGCTAGCTGCTGGCATCGGGCATTTGTGAATAATGAAGGTGGTTAGGACTGAATTGATAAGACTGGATCCTTCATTAACTTTAGACACAATACACAGTGGCCATTCTGTGAGCGACGGTTGTGTGTATATTATAGTAAGATGTGACTTTCCTATCACAAATCATCGTTGTGGTAAGATACTAAACGAATGTATTTTGGATCAGTTAAAAAGTatgaattgtgttttttttttagcctTAGAATATTACCACATCATCAAAATACTGGAGGGTTCTTTGTGGCAGTATTagtgaaaaaatgttcaatgcCATGGAATAAACGTCCACCAAAGGTAAATGACTTCAAAATAACGTAGCATACCATGTGATCTTTTTGTACATTTCAGGCAGAAACTGACAGAGGCCAGTGGAAAGAGTTTTGGAGGATAGACGGGGGCTGACCCTGAATGTGTGGTGGgggaaaatgcatttaaattttaagttttccaAAAAGAGGCAATTTCTTATAATGGAGAGAGAAGTGGGAAAGGCGGTGTTTGTGGAATATGTTCCTTCTAAATCTTAAGTCTAATTCTTTAGTAAAAATTGAAAAGATGTAAAGACTGCTCTGTGGCTCTGAATCAGAGCCCCCCGGGCTGGCGTCTGTGCTCGTGGACCCTGAGGGTTGGTTCACTTGAACCTGCTGCAGGTCAGCAGCTCTGCTAACCTCAGGCCCGCCGTCCTCACCGTCTGTGAGGGACAGTGACAGGCTTTGGCCACCCTGGTTGAAAAGGAGTAGAGAGAGCCTGACTATTGCCGTGAATCTCAGCTGCCTCCTGGGTGGATGTAAGGGAGGCGGTGAAGGCAAGTGATTGAGAAAGAGGGCAGCCTTCCCAGCCTTGAAACGAAGTGGCCGTTTACcatgtgctgtctttatcagtatGTGCGTCCTCTTTATCAATGCCACTGGTGGTGGTAGTTCATATGTCAGCCTTCCATAGTCATAGAACATGGCCCGGCATCAGTCTGGAGGTCTGTTTCTTCCATGTCTGTGCTTTAAAATTAGGACAAATGGTGCTTCGCctttagagagacagaaaggaaacagttCTCTGGGATATGGCTAATCCAGATTCACATGGAAGGTACAGCCTCAGGCTGGCGCAGGAGTGAAATGGGCACTTCTTGGGCAGCCCCCCTGCTATTCGTGTTGGGCTAGAGAGCATTTCCCTTGGAGACTGGACGTCTACTTGCGTGGTATTCTTGGCTCTGCTGAGTCCTGGACTTCCTGGTCAGGAGTAGCACTGGGGAGCTGAGAGCAGTGCTCTCTGATAAAAGTGGAACCCAGCCACAGATGCAGTTCACATTTTCTTGcagtcacatttaaaaaagtaaacaggaaaaaaagtgaaattacttGTAATAATGTTTTACTTATCtgagtatatttaaaatgttatttccatGTGATCAAACTAAGAAGTTATTAATGAGGCATTTTACATGCTTTCATGCTAAGTTTTTAACAAGGTGTGGGTTTTACATGCTAAGATGCATCTGACTTAGCACCCTCACCTTTGAAGTGGTTAGGGTGCGCATGTGTCTGGCGGCCTCTGTCCTGCACAGCACCGGTGTAGAGCTTGTTATACATACGTGTACTTTAGATTTACTTGCATGTGGGGCTGCATAGACTTTTTTGTCAGGTAACCTGCTATGTAAGTGGGCTTTGAACTTTTCCTTCAGTCTGTCTCCTCTGATGTGGTGTCgtactttttaaaacaacttgGTGTTATTTGCTCGTTTAAATATTATTACTTCTCCCCTTTTCTGTTATTATGTcagttttttattcattttgctgaGTAAATATATTTTGGTGGCCTGCTCTGTGAGCTAGCACAGCTTGGCGCTGCTGGGGCCACACGGGTAACTCAGATGGACTCTTCGTCTTCAGGACGCCCTGGTCTAGTTGAAGTGATGAGGCATGTAGACAGAGCTAGAGTTCAAGCCAGGGAAAGCCATACTGATGAAGTGCTGTTGGTGTATTGACAGAGGCAAGGTTAGATCCCTGACGTGGAGCAGGAAAAGCTTCCTGGAGAATCGGGCATTGAGATGGGCCCTGAAAAAGAAGGGAGCAATTCCAGAAGCAGAGATGGGGCTAGAAAGGGAATGTACTGTCACTCGCCTTGTCAAGAGGTTTGGagtggtggttttgttttttgcttttttttttaacatttaaataaaagagtTTTCTGGGAGGCAGTGTTGCATAGCATTAGTCACTTTACAGTCTCCCCAGCTCGTCTGCCTtgtggctttgtgaccttggggaacATGTTTAACTTTTCTGTGCGTGAGTATCCTAATTTGTAAGCTTCCTTCATTAGAATTGGGAATTATTACTTTTACCAATCTTGTGACTTGTAGAAAGGAcatagttttaaataatttttatatgagattttatataaaatacatacaaaaattttAAGTAGAACATTTTGCTGTTCTCAAAGCCACTTTGTACTGTTGCACAGTTCAGAAGACCATTCGTTATTCAACAGGTGTTTCCTTGGTCCCTGGAGGTACACTGTGTCCTCCTCATTTCCACAGCAGTTTATCCTGGTGCCTTGGATGGCTTTCACCGTCCTTCTCACATCAGTCATTCATGTACTTGTCTTTTCGGCCTTGCCTGCTGTTTAGGGGCGGTGTTCGGCTCCTTTGTGTCCCTCAGCGAGCCTTACACAGAGCAGATGGACAGGAGCTCTGTAAGCGAAGACAAGCTGGCTGCGTTGTCGGCCTCTGCTAGGAAACGGGCCAGCTCTGCTCCTCATGGGGTGAAGGTAGAATCGAATTTAACTTCGAAGAAGCAGTGCCCATGAATTCTGTTTATGATCGAAAATaggtttaaaatactttttaaaaggttgTTGTCTTTTGTATATAAAATACTATAGAAAAATAGTTAAGATTGATATCGTGAGCTTGGTGTTCTTAATTTTCTTGTGGCAGTGTAAAGTGGGTTGCTCTCTGAGTGTGGACAAACTTGTTGCCTGTTACAGCTGCAGGGCAACTCTGTGCAGTCAAGGCAGCCTATGCAGGCAAACCCTGCAGACCCCACAGCAGGAGGAGCTGCAGACCCCTCCGAGCTGGAAAGCAAACCCGTAGCAGGAATTGGCGACACAGAAATAATTGAAAGAACTGAGAATGTAGAGAATAATGGAAATAGGAAAGATGGCGTGTGTGGGTAAGAAAAAGGGTTATGTCTTGATCCTGACGTTCCAGTGTCTTCCCAGCCCTTGTAGATTAAATGGGATCCCAGAGCTGTTCTGTGGTGGTTTTGCAGAGGGTGGGTGTGGGGCGTCCTCACTGGCGTGGGTCGGGGCTCGGTGCTGATGAACTTGTGGCGTGAGTGCTGCGGTCTGCCATCTGGAGGCGCGGAGGAACACCTGCCTCCGCAGAGCCTGCGGGTGTGAGACACCCCCCTCGTGGAGCCGGCAAGGGGgcttgggaggaaaggaagggtgTGCTTCTGGCATTTGACGTTATTACTCAGGTTACAGATGGATTCTCTCATCCCCATTCCCTTCTTAGTCCTCCTCCATCTAAGAAGATGAAGTTATTTGGATTTAAAGAAGATCCGTTTGTATTTATCCCTGAAGATGACCCATTGTTTCCACCTATCCAGTAAGGGTTAATTCAacctttttaattcttcatttaaaGAAGTTTACTGTAGAGTTTTAAAATCACAACTGGTCACGTTTAACTGTAGTCTTTTATTTAGCTGTGTATagcatttgtttttcctttaactgCATGTTAGAGCTGGGTGAAACTTGAGAGGTTGACTGAACCTTTCAATTTGAAGTGAGCAGTAATCAGAGAAAGTAAACTGCCCAGAGGGGAGCTGATACAGAGATGGAGAGCCCTGGACTGTCATCGCGGATGTAATCAGCTGGTTGAGTTTAGAGCTCAGGGGCCAAGGCTGCCCGCCTTGTCTCCTGCCTGGGAAATGAAGACTAGAGGGtccaggtgggaggtgggggaccCTGATTAGGAATTTCCCAGGCAGAACAGAGACGTAAGGTGCGAGGATAAACACTCTTGGGTTCATCTGTTCTTTATTCATTAACTTTTAGTATATATTTACCAGAGTGATCACTTGATCACttatgttgtcctctgagtaatgattctttgcatatgtttgTAAAAATCCCTCAAAAGTAGTATAGGTGTTCTTAGCTCATTGTCCTTGGGCTAGCAGTTGAGGGAGAGAGGTTAACGTAGGTCCTTGATGTAGTTGTGCCTCAAATAAAAATTGCTTGGAGGTTCCAGGCGAAATAGATTAAGTTTAGAGGATGGGAGTCCATGGCACAGCTCGAGCACCCTTGAATCACATTGAGTTTTAGAGGTGGGCTTCTGTCGGGGAGAGGAAGATTCCTAGAGACAGTCTGTTAAGTTTTGAACTAAACTCTTGTAAACAGCACGATCTTGTTTATAGGAAATTTTATGCTTTGGATCCTTCATTCCCAAAGATGAACTTGTTAACTCGGActacagaagggaagaaaaggcagCTCTACATGGTTTCTAAGGAGCTGAGAAACGTGCTGCTGAATAACAGTGAGAGGATGAAGGTACGCCTCTCACGGACAGGTGACGGTGCACCGCCAGGGACGTGGGTGTTGCTCTCCATCTGCTTGGCTTTCACTCGGGGGGAGCGAGTCCTGGTGTCTGCTCTCCGTTGTGGGCTGCGGGCATCCGAGCCTGCTGCCTGGTTTCAGAGCCCTTAGCAAGCACGGGAGGCACAGCCATGTGCTTcctgccccactgtgttcaccaggGCCGAGTGTCAGTGGTGTTCCCACCATGTGTTTCACAGGGCAGGGACAGAGGGTTGGGAGGGTCAGACTACTGCTGCCCCGTGGGCCTCTGGGAGTGTttgttcttctcattttcttagacattttcatttttaggcCCCCATTTTCATTGCCTTTACTGTTTTCCCGACTCCTTTTTCCCTTTGCCTGTGTCATGCAACACCTCTCCAAGTGTGGTCTGGAGCCCGTGGGTTCAGGAGTGTTTGCATAATAGCGCTCGGGTATTAGGTGCCTTTTTGTATCTCCTTTCGTGGGGTCCTCTGTGGCTTTCAGGGTGACAGCATCCTTGCTCCCGATGGCCTATGGAATGTGTGCTTACATATTCTTGTCTTTTCAGAGTTTCCCGGTTTCCTCTGTCGTGGTAACTCTCAGTCCCTATAAGCCACATAAGCCCTTGCCGTCTGAGAGTGTGAGGCGGGCCCTGAGAACGCTTAGTCAGACGCCTCTCAGGGTTTCTTCTCGCTTCTCCACGTCAGCAGCTGCTTACTGCTCTGCCTCCTCGTGTTTGAAGGGATTATTTTAATTGATTATCCTGTGACTTTGATTTGTGTGTTTCATCTCATTTTCTCACGTACAGGTTATTAACACAGGGATAAAAGTCTGGTGTCGAAATAACAGCGGTGAAGAGTTTGACTGTGCTTTCCGGTTAGCCCAGGAGGTAATTTGGGAAATAGGCCTGGATAGCAGTAGCTCCTCGTAAATGTGAAGCTGTCGGGCGTAGGAAGGTGTTTCCAAGCCCAGCCCGATGGGCCCGGATGCCTACAGCTTGGCTGGCGCGTGGCGGCTCTTCACCGCCCTGTGGGCACTGAGCTCTGCAAGGGCAGgtttcctgctcctgctcctgccccaggggCATGCTGCTCACATAGGACAGATTCTAGGCAGGGGGCCACACCTGCCTGGAGCTGTTGGTGGCGTGAAGGCTGGACAGGGACCCCAGAAAACCCCTGAAGATGCCTGACGCTCACTTTACACTGGACGgcaagtggttgtaccatttgtAATGGTGatccctctttctctttgttcccaCAGGGAATATATACATTGTATCCATTTATTAATTCAAGAATCATCACGGTGTCGATGGAAGATGTTAAAATTCTATTAACCCAGGAAAATCCATTTTTTAGGAAACTTAGCAGTGAGACATACAGCCAAGCTAAGGACCTGGGTAAGCTATTTGACTTGCACTGAGGCATACCTTGTCCTTATAAAGGCTGCAAAGATGCAGCTGTTCCCACTCGTTGGGTCTTTCCCAGAggctttctttttattgactGTGTCAAATTCCAGAGTGCTTTCTGGAAACATAATTGACATCTTGGTGTCTTGAAGGTCAAGGGTCACCCTGGGGTTGATCTACTTCTCAGGCCCTAGTGGAGCCGTGGGCTGCCAGCCACCAGCGGGGCATCTGTGCAGGTACTGGGGCCTGGCCGGCCCACCAGCCAGAACTCCGAGTTACACCGTTGAGCAGGCCCCAGGGAGGAGCCCCGTGTGGAAGCCCAGGGCGTGTCTGGTGCGTGGGTGTGTCAGCATCACGAGGTGCATGAGGCCAAGTCACATAGGCCATCGAGCCCATTTGGCATTTGGCCAACCCCGTCCTAACGGAGCATGCAGTCCTGTCAGCATTCCCACTGCTTTGCTGGCAGCCAAAGTAGATTATCGTCACATTGTTGCTCTTAGAATTCATTAACTTCCACTTCGAATCACTCTTAATTCCACTGAGGATtctgagtttgtttttctttttattcttgtttattttttatgactTACTGTTCAGTGTTTCTGGCTCAATTTGATGAGAACTGCACAAATCAATTATTGCAGTTACGTGAGGGTCTTTCTTACTCATGTTTAAACTGATGGCCTGAAGAGGATGAAACGTTCCATGTCAGATGAGAACCACCGTTACAGTGGAGATTCTTGTACAGGATAAAGGaactgtttgttttccttttgatcCTACATTTACATGATTGCCATAtaatttttgacaattttatttcctttttttggggggaagattatcagcgaacatctgctgccaatcctccttgttttgctgaggaagactgtccctgagctaacatctgtgcccatcttcctccatttttctatatatgggacgcctgccacagcatggattgacaggcggtgcacaggtccacacccgggatctgaagtggtgaaccctgggccgccaaagcggaacgtgcgaacttaagtgctgtgccactgggctggccccaaatttttGGCAGTTTTTGAGTGTTGTTTCTTGCTGTTTCCGGGCTTTGgagcaattatttatttaatcttgaATTTTGAGAATTAACCAGTGTTGAGTCCCCACCTCGCTGCTTCTGAGAGGCTTGCTGTGGAGCCCCACTCCGTCCCCAAAGGCCTTTGCCTGGTCCTCTGCCACATGGTCTTTACTGCCCCACTTGGCACGTGGCTTGCTGATGGCTTCGTTTTTATAGAAAGAAAGGCCTCCCTCCTCCACTGAGAGCCTTGAGACTAAGAGTAGAGATGGTTTGTTGCTCTTTCTACAATGCTGGACACGTGACTATGCTCAACAGAGGTGTCCACGTACTGGAGTGCCTGGCCAATGCACGTGTGTTTCTCTTCCAGCCAAGGGGAGCGTCGTCCTGAAGTACGAGCCGGACCCCACGTAAGTGAGGATGCTCTGCATTCGGGCCTTGGCCGTCTCATCAGTGGGGGCGCGGGTGGTCTGAGATGCCTTTTATGAATGTTCCCCTAAAGGTAGGATTTGGGGAGTGTAGAACAGAAGTGCTGTTCTTGTGCATCGTAACGAGGGTGATGTTTCGTAGAACATTAGCTCAGGccaaatgtatttttgtttagagaataaaatacatagtatTTGTTCTCTATGCCTTAGAAATCTAAGTCTCATTTCTGTCTTAAACAGAAGTAACGTAAAGCTGGAACAGTCAAGAGAGGCTGGGTTGCTCCGTCTCTCCTGGTTCGGGCAGTGTTTGTGCACTCCCTGTTAGCTTCAGGCAGGGTTGCTCTAGGGCAGGGTGTGGGGATTCGCTGGAGAAGACGCACAGGTCCAGCCCCCTGTAGGTCACACTGGCGGCCACCACGTGACCCCTGCCCTGTGGTGCTTAGCCGTGTGTCTCCAGCCCCTCAGGAACCTCAGAGGAGTGGTCCTGGATGGTCAGCACTTGCCAGAAATGGGACAGAGAGCTCAGTGGTGGGCCCAGGGTGCCTCAGCTAGTGAAACATAAAATACCGTTCCCCACAGGAGGACATGAAGCAGCGTGCAGGGCTCGAGCGGGGCCTGGGGCAGAGCTTAGGTAGAGCTGTGGCGGTTTCTCTGGGAAGGTCGAATTTGCCCGAATTTGAGGGGTGAGAAGGAAGCTGAGAAGCTCATGCCCTGGGGTGGGAACAAGCCGCGGGCACCGCCGAGGAGGGCAGGCCCGAGCACCCTGAAGGTCTGCGGGGCGGTGGGAGAGCAGCGTGTGCGCAGTGCTCCCCTGGGGGCACGCGGGGTAAGACAGCAGGGGGTTGGGAGGCAGGTGCAGGTGCCCGAGGCCCTGATGGGAGTGGTGCCCGTGGGCCACTTTGGGATGTGTTTTGGAGGCAGAGCTGACGAGATGGATGGTGGGCATTGAAGGGACAGGGGCACTCAGTGATAGCTTCTGGGCTTTTGTGTTATGCAACTCTCCCCTAAAATGGGAAACAAGAGGGAAGAACTAACATATAAATGTGAACTGCTGGGAGAGACCTCCAGTGGACCTGGGTAGACAGCTAGATAGAAGTTTTGGGAATTGAGGGAAGAGGAAGGTCCAGATAGAGACCCTGGGGATTCATGAGCACATCAATCCTGTTTAAAACCGTGGGgctggatgagaaaactgaggaagatgctgCCAATGGTGAAGAGAAGGGTTTTGCTCTGGGATGTGCCAGCTTTAGAGGAGGAGAAGTCAGGGAAACGGGAGCAATGGGACTGGGGAGACAGAGCGGAAGGGAGAGTGCTGCAGAAGCTGGGGACCCAGTTGAGAGAAGAGATGACGTCCCCTGCAGAGTTGGGGAGGACCTGGGCAGTAGCCCAGCGGCCGAGGTCGCAGTGGGCGTGGTGGACGTGTAACTGGACACAGCATTTGGGTGGGGCAGAGCGGTGGAGAGCTGGCACAGATGCCGCTTTCCAGACGTTTGCCGTGGAAAACAGCGAACAGGCCTTTCTAGGATGGGTGGTCAGGTGGAGAGAAGGTCTGAGCTGGGAGGTGTTGCCGATGCTTCTCCACTTTCGGGAGAACCTGGAAAACGAGGGCCTGCCGTGTGTTGGGCGTGTGGGTGGTGGCGCAGAATGTTTGGACGAAGACCTCGAAACAGCTTTCTAAAATGACTGCTCTGTGGCTCAGGTAGCAAAGTTCAGGATGATTTAAGACGTGGATCTGCTTTCCCCCATACAAACACTAGTTTCTGCTGGTTGAAGTACACAGGTGGAAAGACCGTTTCAGGAATTACTAGATTGAGAAAAAGAAACGAGAAAGATAGTGGGAATCTGGGGCTTTCTTGTGTTTTCCTCTCATCATTTCTTATCAACTTGTTGTCCATGCTTTACCCCAGGAAAAATGGAAAGGTACTGATGTGTTTCCCTCTCTGTTTTTAGtggtttgtttctctcttcttggttcgggcccttctcttctcttttactgtttgatttttaaaaatataattgaaccCTTCTGCATTTGTTCCTTTCTCAGCCTGTGTCACTGATGCCTACAAAAGTAGGTTTGTGACATTTAATTAAATGGGGCCTTTAAGGACCCAAAACTCGGCCAAAGTCCCATTTGAAAGACATTAGTGGTGTGTATAGTAAACAACGATGTGCAGAAGCACCTGATAAGGGGAAAGGCACATGAGTAACACAGACAGTACCCATCCTCCCCGTTGAGGAAAGGGGAGTTGATGCGCCTGGCCAGCAGGTAGGCGCATCTATAAGGTGGAGTCGTACAGACTTGGGGAGGCAGGGGTGTTCTGGACCCAGATAGCGCTGCATGCTGGAAACCAGTGGGCAGTGTGCCCGCCGGGCACTCATGTTGTTATGGGAGTGGGTGATGAAGAGGTTGGGGTCACTCAGACCAAATTATTGAAGCATTGAGTGTCAGAAGAGTGGGCAGTCCTGGGTCCCATCCTGGTGCTCCAGCCTGGTGGCCTTGTTACCCTGGGCCACGTTATCCAGCCTCAGgagcctcagtttgttcatctgtgAAAACGGGCAGTGAGCTGTGAGGAGCAGTGAAGCCATGGGGCAGAACTGCCTGCCGGCTGGCATAGTAGAGCAGATTTGGGGTTATTGCACTGTGAGCTCTTAGAAGGAAACACTTGCCAAGCTGAGGATGTTGGTAATACTCAGGACGTGGAGGAGGAAGCTGATCTTCCTTTGAGCAAACCCGCCATGGGATCACAGACTAAAATGCCTTCCCAGTGGTTTTGGGGTATTTTTTTGGAGAGGTTGTGTATTAATCCCTCTTCAGATGCAGTTATGAGGACTTATAATACTTATACAAAGCCATTTTGTTAATAGGAAACCAGATACCCTCCAGTGTCCCATTGTGTTATGTGGATGGCGGGGAAAGGCCTCAATTCGAACTTTCGTGCCCAAGAATGAACGGCTTCATTATCTCAGAATGATGGGGCTGGAGGTGttgacagaaaagaagaaagaaggggccGTCCTGACAGAAGAGAGTACAGCCAGCTCTGGGCCGCCAGAGGATGAGATGAGTGCGGAACAGCGAGCAGAGCCGGCTGCCAGCCCTGATGCCGCCCCCGGCAGTGACCCCGCAGGGGCTGCCCTGCCCCGGTGAGGAGACCCAGGGAGACCCCTGAGTCAGCAGCACTGCAGGGGCCTACATCTTGGTGTCTAAAACCAAATCCAGAACTTCTGCTCAACTGCAAAGTACAGATTTTTAAAGACTGGACGCTTGCGGGATGATGGGGCGCCGGATGAATGGACTCCGTGCTGCGTTCACGAGGAGGCCTACGAGAAGGCGTTCTTGTTGCTTGTTAGAAGTTGCTCCTGTCGTGGTTTCCTCGGCAAAGCTGGGTCCAGGGTGCCTGCTGTAGGCAGTAAACTGTTGCTGTTTAAGTCTCCTATCAGGAAGTGCGGCTGCCCTTGTGGAAGATTCCAGGTCCTTTTTGTATGCCTATATTGGTCTAAAGGTCCAGtgtttcttttaattattatttatagaaaGAATCTATAACTCCTTATGAAGTGTTGGAGAACTGTACTCTAAGCTTAAATAATTAAGTTGCACATTAGCAGTGCGACATTAATATGCAGTGGGGTCAACATCTGAGGTCTCAGATGACTTCTGTGCCTTTGTAATAAAGGGTAAAATAGACTTTCTCAGAGCAAGAGTCATATTGTGAATTGTGAGGGTTTTATGTGCTTTTTTATTGAATGGAATGCTttgcaattttcatttttaaacaggTTTTGGGCTCCTTGAAACATAAATAAAGAGTTATTAATgataatgtgtatgtgtgtgactcTTGGTTTACTCTTcatgaggcagagggaacaaacTTACTTTTGGGGAAATGGAAGTGTTAGAATTGAAATGTCGTGCCTTTGCTGGTGCAGGCTGCTCAGGGTAAAGTGGGGGTGTGCCGTGCTGGCATCGGAGGACTTCCTGTGGGTTTACCCTTACCCTCTAGAGGGTGATGTTAATGCTGCAGCTACAAGGAGACGGCTTTGGGTGGATGAGGGTTCTCGGAGCAGTTTGAGAACAGACTCCAGTGCTGAACGGGGCCCTGGGGCACTGCTGTTAAGGGACCTGGGGGTGATGCTGATCAGGCAGGAGCTGCGTGACTGTTTCAGCTAGTCACTTAGTAGgttcctgctgtgtgccaggcagggtTCTTCAGGCTGGTGACACAATTTATCAAGACAATTTCCAATTTTCAAAAAAGTATATTATGGTGAACCTCCGTGTCCTTGTCACCTAGCCTTCACAATCATTAACAGTCTCATTTTATCAATACCCCacctctttgtattattttgaagcaaatctcatcccaacaacat
This window encodes:
- the NSUN2 gene encoding RNA cytosine C(5)-methyltransferase NSUN2 isoform X1 — protein: MGRRARGRRLQQRQRPDGAEDGAQGGGKRSEAGWEGGYPEIVKENKLFEHYYQELKIVPEGEWDQFMGALREPLPATLRITGYKSHAKEILHCLKNKYFKELEDLEVDGQKVEVPQPLSWYPEELAWHTNLSRKILRKSPQLEKFHQFLVSETESGNISRQEAVSMIPPLLLNAHPHHKILDMCAAPGSKTAQLIEMLHADMNVPFPEGFVIANDVDNKRCYLLVHQAKRLSSPCIMVVNHDASSIPRLTIDVNGRKEVLFYDRILCDVPCSGDGTMRKNIDVWKKWTTLNSLQLHGLQLRIATRGAEQLVEGGRMVYSTCSLNPIEDEAVIASLLEKSEGALELADVSSELPGLKWMPGLTQWKVMTKDGQWFAEWDDVPHNRHTQIRPTMFPPKDPEKLQAMHLERCLRILPHHQNTGGFFVAVLVKKCSMPWNKRPPKLQGNSVQSRQPMQANPADPTAGGAADPSELESKPVAGIGDTEIIERTENVENNGNRKDGVCGPPPSKKMKLFGFKEDPFVFIPEDDPLFPPIQKFYALDPSFPKMNLLTRTTEGKKRQLYMVSKELRNVLLNNSERMKVINTGIKVWCRNNSGEEFDCAFRLAQEGIYTLYPFINSRIITVSMEDVKILLTQENPFFRKLSSETYSQAKDLAKGSVVLKYEPDPTKPDTLQCPIVLCGWRGKASIRTFVPKNERLHYLRMMGLEVLTEKKKEGAVLTEESTASSGPPEDEMSAEQRAEPAASPDAAPGSDPAGAALPR